A window from Triplophysa dalaica isolate WHDGS20190420 chromosome 3, ASM1584641v1, whole genome shotgun sequence encodes these proteins:
- the thap4 gene encoding THAP domain-containing protein 4: MSCPFIQSGNLNPAVLPLDWLLGTWQSDEPGEGSFPSISPFRYTETLHFSHVGQPIINFMFNAFHAESKKPLHRECGFIRLQPGSNKVAFIIAQNSGLVEIEEGELTGQQLTLHSTALARTSFAKEPYVQQISRHIHMKPDGRLEQTVSMALEGQPLTQHLHVTYRRTD; the protein is encoded by the exons ATGTCATGCCCGTTCATCCAGTCTG GGAATCTGAATCCCGCAGTGCTACCGCTGGACTGGCTTCTGGGTACCTGGCAGTCTGATGAGCCAGGTGAAGGCTCTTTCCCGTCCATCTCACCTTTTCGTTACACAGAGACTCTACATTTCTCACATGTGGGACAGCCCATAATTAATTTTAT gtTTAACGCATTCCATGCTGAGAGCAAAAAGCCTCTTCACAGAGAGTGTGGCTTCATTAGGCTTCAGCCAGGCTCCAACAAAGTGGCCTTTATCATTGCACAAAACTCAG GTCTTGTGGAGATTGAGGAGGGGGAACTCACTGGACAGCAGCTGACTCTGCACAGTACTGCCTTGGCTAGGACATCTTTTGCCAAAGAGCCTTATGTTCAGCAG ATCTCCAGACACATTCATATGAAGCCCGATGGAAGACTGGAACAGACTGTCTCCATGGCACTGGAAGGACAACCACTGACACAGCATTTGCACGTCACCTACCGCAGGACTGATTGA